A stretch of the Geovibrio thiophilus genome encodes the following:
- a CDS encoding DMT family transporter, with product MKYHLYLASAMLIVGSSVTAGKFITVNTPVSLSMFLRFAVGSAVLYLFMVMRKERPARLSAGAAFLVCSQALLGSVLFNVFLLKGLKTVSAVTSGIISGFTPVMLTVLSFVLLREKPDRVKITASCIAAAGVIIASAESGEIEADTAGLLFVFAAVLSESLFLIMRRVIKTDISTTSLSLYLSLAGMFFFAFPAAGEMTALTVREYAVIGYYGVFITAAAYLLWLEGIKYVQASAASAYTAVMPVSAALTGVVFLGEPFLPKHFYGLVLVSAAIILTGKRR from the coding sequence GTGAAATATCATCTTTATCTCGCTTCGGCGATGCTCATTGTCGGCAGTTCGGTTACTGCCGGTAAATTCATAACTGTAAATACACCTGTCAGCCTTTCCATGTTTCTCCGCTTCGCCGTGGGGAGCGCAGTTCTGTACCTGTTTATGGTTATGAGAAAAGAGCGCCCCGCCCGTCTGTCAGCGGGAGCCGCGTTTCTGGTCTGTTCGCAGGCGCTTCTCGGTTCTGTTCTGTTTAATGTTTTTCTGCTCAAAGGGCTTAAAACCGTCTCCGCTGTGACATCCGGCATAATCTCAGGCTTCACGCCTGTTATGCTGACTGTTTTATCCTTTGTTCTGCTGAGGGAGAAGCCGGACAGGGTAAAAATCACTGCCTCCTGCATAGCCGCGGCGGGTGTGATAATCGCCAGCGCGGAATCAGGGGAAATCGAAGCGGACACAGCGGGACTGCTCTTCGTGTTCGCCGCGGTGCTCTCTGAATCACTTTTTCTGATAATGCGGCGAGTGATCAAGACTGATATATCCACAACCTCCCTGTCGCTTTATCTGTCGCTTGCGGGAATGTTCTTCTTCGCATTTCCCGCCGCGGGGGAAATGACTGCGCTGACAGTGAGGGAATATGCGGTGATCGGCTACTACGGAGTATTCATAACCGCCGCAGCCTACCTGCTCTGGCTGGAGGGAATAAAGTATGTTCAGGCATCCGCCGCATCGGCATATACCGCTGTAATGCCCGTCAGCGCGGCATTAACGGGAGTAGTTTTCTTAGGTGAGCCGTTTCTGCCCAAACATTTTTACGGCTTGGTTCTCGTGTCCGCCGCCATAATCCTTACGGGAAAAAGGCGCTAA
- a CDS encoding AraC family transcriptional regulator, with product MDMETADIVLTGTDSPYGRIEVMRAQMINTRFAKHFHEGFGVGVITSGTLSFNYRGERLIAGKGLVNTVNPDEPHDGCPAEGSGWTYRMLYFAESVFSNAFHDISAQNRTPYITNGVIEDGSLASEILRYTEITADPESSALEKDSAACTLMASVIAHTDKKPQGVKTCRLGSRLRTVKDFINDRITENITGRELADTAGLSLFHFIRSFKADTGLTPHEYASVRRAIYARKLLENGLTPAEAASEAGYADQSHMTKRFRRFFGTTPKTFQQLRTIAY from the coding sequence ATGGATATGGAAACAGCAGATATTGTACTCACCGGAACAGACAGCCCCTACGGACGAATCGAAGTGATGAGGGCGCAGATGATAAACACCCGCTTTGCCAAGCACTTCCATGAGGGGTTCGGTGTGGGAGTAATCACCTCCGGAACTCTCTCATTCAATTACAGAGGTGAAAGGCTCATAGCGGGGAAGGGGCTTGTCAACACGGTAAACCCCGATGAACCCCATGACGGCTGCCCCGCAGAAGGCAGCGGCTGGACATACCGCATGCTGTATTTTGCCGAATCGGTTTTTTCCAATGCGTTTCATGATATATCCGCACAGAACAGAACACCGTACATAACAAACGGAGTGATTGAAGACGGAAGCCTCGCCTCTGAGATACTCCGCTACACTGAAATTACAGCAGATCCTGAAAGCAGCGCCCTTGAGAAAGACTCGGCAGCATGTACGCTTATGGCTTCGGTAATCGCCCATACCGATAAAAAGCCGCAGGGAGTGAAAACCTGCCGCCTCGGAAGCAGGCTCCGCACCGTAAAAGACTTTATCAACGACCGCATAACCGAAAACATCACTGGACGGGAGCTGGCGGACACGGCAGGTCTGAGTCTTTTTCACTTCATACGCTCTTTCAAGGCGGACACGGGACTCACTCCTCACGAATACGCCTCTGTGCGCAGGGCGATATACGCCCGAAAACTCCTTGAGAACGGACTTACTCCGGCTGAGGCAGCAAGTGAAGCGGGATATGCCGACCAGAGCCACATGACAAAACGGTTCCGCCGCTTCTTCGGCACAACTCCGAAAACTTTTCAGCAACTGCGTACTATAGCTTACTGA
- the ilvA gene encoding threonine ammonia-lyase — translation MLYEITESYGRIKNYIKHLPLYYSNNFSEMTGADIYFKLENLQRTGSFKIRGALNCILKNIDRCKDGVIAASAGNHAQGVAFSAKSLGLKAVIVMPEFTPMVKVNNTRGYGAEVILFGRSFEDAYKHAVTLAKERGLQFIHPFDDPDVIAGQGTIAYEILSEKSDIDQIVVPVGGGGLISGIAEYVKNTRPEIKIIGVQAEEAAGMVSSLSEGRVVSLASSFTFAEGIAVKKVGDLTFRCCQNCVDEMITVSENEIALAVLEYIERAKLVVEGAGAAPLAALLAGKLDIAGKKTVLVVSGGNIDVTTINRIISRGMTATGRFMTVAIILPDVPGALTALSGEISSLNANIHEIVHIRNDHNIPLSRSRVNISLETRGFEHIEQIMERLSALYEVTRLV, via the coding sequence ATGCTGTATGAAATAACCGAGTCCTACGGACGAATCAAAAACTATATCAAGCACCTGCCGCTGTATTACTCCAACAATTTCTCCGAAATGACAGGAGCGGACATCTACTTCAAGCTGGAAAACCTTCAGCGCACAGGCTCATTCAAGATACGCGGCGCGCTCAACTGCATCCTGAAAAACATAGACCGATGTAAAGACGGCGTGATAGCCGCCTCCGCCGGAAACCATGCTCAGGGCGTGGCGTTCAGCGCCAAAAGCCTCGGACTCAAGGCTGTTATTGTAATGCCCGAGTTCACGCCCATGGTAAAGGTGAACAATACCCGCGGTTACGGCGCAGAAGTGATTCTTTTCGGGCGCTCGTTTGAAGACGCCTACAAGCATGCGGTGACCCTAGCCAAAGAAAGAGGTTTGCAGTTCATACACCCCTTTGATGATCCGGATGTTATAGCCGGTCAGGGCACTATAGCCTATGAGATACTCAGCGAAAAAAGCGATATAGACCAGATTGTCGTCCCTGTGGGCGGCGGCGGGCTGATTTCGGGAATCGCGGAATATGTTAAAAACACCCGTCCGGAGATAAAGATAATCGGCGTTCAGGCGGAAGAGGCGGCGGGAATGGTCAGCAGCCTTTCCGAAGGACGTGTGGTAAGCCTCGCGTCATCTTTCACATTCGCAGAGGGTATTGCCGTTAAGAAGGTCGGCGATCTCACCTTCCGCTGCTGCCAGAACTGTGTTGACGAGATGATAACCGTCTCCGAAAACGAAATAGCCCTTGCCGTACTTGAATATATCGAAAGAGCCAAACTGGTTGTGGAGGGTGCGGGGGCGGCTCCTTTGGCGGCGCTTCTTGCCGGCAAGCTTGACATTGCGGGGAAAAAGACCGTGCTCGTGGTCTCCGGCGGCAATATAGACGTAACCACCATTAACCGCATAATCAGCCGCGGGATGACGGCAACCGGACGCTTTATGACAGTCGCAATCATCCTCCCCGATGTTCCGGGCGCTCTGACTGCGCTCTCGGGAGAAATAAGCAGCCTGAACGCGAATATTCACGAAATAGTCCACATCCGCAATGACCACAACATTCCCCTCAGCCGCAGCAGGGTCAACATATCCCTTGAAACCAGAGGCTTTGAGCACATAGAGCAGATCATGGAACGCCTCAGCGCGCTGTATGAGGTAACAAGGCTGGTTTAA
- a CDS encoding DUF1566 domain-containing protein, translating into MALVLVMGLYGCGGDSSKETANPYKGYYAGVYSNSSVSGAWSFTVNSGGNITGIAEDNVYSYALTGSAEPDGKVSVTGAAGEAANAAVRRSFVSDLGDVVISFDFEIDSGSITGVWERSDNQSGSSNGLKIGGEGTAPANSAPQISGTPMTGITTGGSYFFVPNKFDADNDTLIFNILNKPDWAEFDDSTGALSGTPESAGISSGITITVSDGNGGFDSLPPFSITVEAANTPPVIFGTPQTSITAGSAYSFTPAASDADMDSLVFDIAGKPSWLDFSTATGNLSGTPTNADTGTTGSIVISVTDGRSDPVSLAPFTVTVNFLNSPPSISGTPSASVSAVEAVYSFLPAASDPDAHNLTFSIQNMPDWASFSTTTGALTGSPKKNDAGVYEGVVISVSDGHGGTDSLDGFSITVTAKVIKTGQTADYVDYDDSYYSKGLEMGYSRTGNIVTDNITGLMWQDDAEAVSITEDWFTAPAYCEALELDNHTDWRLPNILELESLVDFGRYSLALNPVFQNAASEPYWTTGDNAVENSFGWSVRFQDGGSNYSVNASDKSALKNIRCVRGKEMGKGVFTRDADNETVTDSVTLLMWQDDAEAGSLTYGWSAALIYCEALELGGYADWRMPNIKELKSIVDYERGDQSIDPAFEHTANTYYWSSTTFALDSQGAWFINFYDGNDRNYVKTHIYNIRCVRDAD; encoded by the coding sequence TTGGCACTTGTCCTCGTGATGGGCTTATACGGATGCGGCGGCGACAGCAGCAAGGAAACCGCTAATCCGTACAAAGGCTACTACGCCGGAGTTTATTCAAACTCTTCAGTATCAGGCGCGTGGAGCTTTACTGTTAATTCGGGCGGAAATATAACAGGTATAGCCGAGGACAATGTGTATTCTTATGCACTTACGGGCAGTGCGGAACCGGACGGAAAGGTATCAGTAACAGGAGCAGCGGGCGAGGCGGCAAATGCTGCCGTTCGGCGCTCATTTGTTTCAGATCTTGGGGATGTGGTTATCTCCTTTGATTTTGAAATAGACTCCGGCAGCATCACAGGAGTATGGGAAAGGAGCGATAATCAGTCGGGCTCTTCAAACGGACTGAAAATCGGCGGTGAAGGGACAGCACCGGCGAACAGCGCTCCGCAGATAAGCGGAACACCCATGACCGGAATTACGACAGGGGGCAGCTATTTCTTTGTTCCTAACAAATTTGACGCTGATAACGATACCCTCATTTTCAACATCTTAAACAAGCCTGACTGGGCGGAGTTTGACGACTCCACAGGCGCTCTCTCGGGCACGCCGGAATCTGCCGGCATCAGCAGCGGAATAACAATCACAGTGTCAGACGGTAACGGAGGCTTTGATTCTCTGCCCCCGTTCAGCATTACCGTTGAGGCTGCGAACACTCCGCCTGTAATTTTCGGGACACCCCAGACATCAATAACTGCGGGCAGTGCCTACTCTTTCACTCCCGCGGCATCCGATGCCGATATGGACTCTCTTGTCTTCGACATTGCAGGCAAACCTTCGTGGCTGGATTTCAGCACGGCCACGGGCAATCTTTCCGGCACACCCACAAACGCAGACACAGGGACAACAGGCAGCATCGTGATAAGCGTGACTGACGGCAGGAGTGATCCTGTCTCGCTTGCGCCGTTTACGGTCACGGTGAATTTTCTGAATTCGCCGCCGTCAATAAGCGGAACTCCGTCGGCTTCGGTTTCCGCTGTTGAGGCAGTCTACAGCTTTTTACCCGCGGCAAGCGATCCCGATGCGCATAACCTGACTTTCAGCATTCAGAATATGCCTGACTGGGCAAGCTTCAGCACCACCACAGGCGCGCTGACAGGTTCGCCGAAGAAAAACGATGCGGGAGTGTACGAGGGAGTAGTGATCAGTGTCAGTGACGGTCACGGCGGAACGGATTCACTGGACGGATTCAGCATAACCGTCACTGCCAAAGTGATTAAGACGGGGCAGACTGCCGATTATGTCGATTATGATGATTCTTATTACTCAAAAGGCTTAGAAATGGGCTACAGCAGAACAGGGAATATCGTGACAGACAACATCACCGGTCTGATGTGGCAGGATGACGCTGAAGCAGTGTCGATAACCGAAGACTGGTTTACCGCACCTGCTTATTGTGAGGCTCTTGAGCTGGACAACCACACTGATTGGCGTCTGCCGAATATTCTTGAGCTTGAAAGTCTCGTCGACTTCGGAAGATACTCGCTCGCGCTGAATCCCGTGTTTCAGAATGCGGCTTCGGAGCCCTACTGGACAACCGGAGACAATGCAGTCGAAAATAGCTTCGGCTGGAGCGTGAGGTTTCAGGATGGCGGAAGCAACTATAGTGTCAATGCTTCCGACAAATCAGCTCTGAAAAATATCCGTTGTGTCCGTGGGAAAGAGATGGGCAAAGGGGTTTTTACAAGGGATGCAGACAATGAAACTGTCACAGATTCCGTAACTCTGCTTATGTGGCAGGATGATGCTGAAGCGGGTTCGCTGACTTACGGCTGGAGCGCGGCTCTGATCTACTGCGAAGCTCTTGAGCTTGGCGGATACGCAGACTGGCGTATGCCGAACATAAAGGAGCTCAAGTCTATCGTTGACTATGAAAGAGGTGATCAGTCCATTGATCCAGCGTTTGAGCATACTGCAAATACCTATTACTGGTCATCGACAACCTTTGCCCTTGATTCACAGGGCGCATGGTTCATAAACTTTTATGACGGCAACGACAGGAACTACGTTAAAACCCATATTTACAACATCCGCTGCGTAAGAGATGCGGATTAG
- a CDS encoding PQQ-dependent sugar dehydrogenase, producing MRYFLLIITCLLWSVSWTEAQNFPSSAGSLRVSTVVSGLEHPWGLAFLPDGRILITERSGRLRLVSREGVLSAPLRGLPPIYVQGQGGLLDVLADPQFARRPLIYFSFSEERNGLIGTAVAEAELKGESLENVRVIFRQQPKVTGNNHWGSRLVMARDGTLFITLGERFDHSRQAQELNSHLGKVVRIQTDGSPAQGNPFILSAGALPEIWSYGHRNVQGATLDPATGKLWTIEHGPKGGDEVNITEAGVNYGWPEASYGSHYTGLPIPDAHASRGFREPLYYWNPSIAPSGLMFYSGDMFPAWKGNLFTGALAGKSLIRLTLAEGKIAGEERLLKELGERIRDVRQGPDGRIYLLTDNKNGRLLRLEAASQSQAAE from the coding sequence ATGCGGTACTTTCTTTTAATAATCACCTGCCTGTTGTGGAGCGTATCTTGGACAGAGGCTCAGAACTTCCCATCCAGCGCCGGTTCCCTGCGGGTTTCGACTGTCGTATCCGGATTGGAGCATCCTTGGGGCTTGGCTTTTCTGCCGGACGGCAGAATTCTGATTACTGAACGATCCGGCAGGCTGCGGCTGGTTTCCCGTGAGGGGGTTCTTTCCGCACCTCTGCGCGGTCTGCCGCCGATCTATGTTCAGGGGCAGGGAGGATTGCTGGATGTTCTTGCAGATCCGCAGTTTGCCCGGCGTCCTTTGATCTATTTCTCATTCTCAGAGGAAAGAAACGGTCTGATCGGCACGGCGGTTGCCGAAGCAGAACTAAAGGGCGAGTCACTGGAAAATGTTCGGGTGATCTTCCGTCAGCAGCCTAAGGTTACCGGTAACAATCACTGGGGTTCCCGTCTGGTAATGGCTCGTGACGGCACACTCTTTATCACTCTGGGGGAACGGTTTGATCACAGCAGACAGGCACAGGAGCTTAACAGTCATTTAGGCAAGGTTGTACGTATCCAGACGGACGGCTCTCCCGCTCAAGGAAATCCCTTTATCCTCAGTGCAGGCGCCTTACCTGAGATCTGGTCATACGGACACCGCAATGTTCAGGGCGCAACACTGGATCCCGCCACAGGTAAGCTATGGACAATCGAACACGGTCCGAAAGGCGGCGATGAAGTTAACATCACAGAAGCGGGAGTCAACTACGGCTGGCCGGAAGCCAGTTACGGTTCCCATTATACGGGCTTACCCATTCCGGATGCGCATGCCTCGCGCGGCTTCCGTGAACCGCTCTATTACTGGAATCCCTCAATAGCTCCCAGCGGACTGATGTTTTACTCAGGGGACATGTTTCCGGCGTGGAAAGGAAATCTGTTCACTGGAGCACTCGCGGGAAAATCCCTGATACGACTGACCTTGGCAGAGGGAAAAATTGCAGGAGAAGAACGCCTGCTCAAGGAACTGGGAGAACGCATCAGGGATGTTCGTCAGGGACCGGACGGGCGGATTTATCTGCTTACCGATAACAAAAACGGACGCCTTCTGCGGCTGGAAGCCGCCTCACAGTCTCAGGCAGCGGAATAA
- a CDS encoding adenylosuccinate synthase has protein sequence MSCTVVLGAQWGDEGKGKIVDILTEKADVVARYSGGHNAGHTVVIGGVKYVLHLIPSGIMHGEKINIIGNGVVIDPKALLDEMNDLKTKGVTFGKGFYISKRAHVIFPFHGIIDRLREEIKGSKKIGTTGRGIGPTYAEKAARNGIRICDLFDKEVFREKLEQNVKEANFLLEQKYSSDKLDVDAIYEEYLGYAEQIRPFIAETEYLLNELYDSGKKVMMEGAQGSLLDVDFGTYPFVTSSSSTAGGACTGTGLSPVKINKIVGVLKAYTTRVGGGPFPTELFDEDGERLRKVGNEYGATTGRPRRCGWQDLVAVKYGVIVNGITHIALTKLDVLTGMPKLKVCVGYKINGEVTAVFPPEIKNLETCEPVYEVFDGWNEDISKIQNYDELPKNAKAYLDFIKKFLGISYCLVSVGTDRKETMLIEDVF, from the coding sequence ATGAGCTGTACTGTAGTTCTCGGCGCCCAGTGGGGTGATGAAGGGAAAGGTAAAATTGTCGATATTCTCACGGAGAAGGCGGATGTGGTTGCCCGCTATTCCGGCGGACACAACGCCGGTCACACAGTGGTCATCGGCGGCGTGAAATACGTCCTTCACCTTATCCCCTCAGGCATTATGCACGGAGAAAAAATCAACATCATCGGCAACGGTGTTGTAATAGATCCGAAAGCGCTCCTTGACGAGATGAACGATCTCAAAACAAAAGGCGTTACCTTCGGCAAAGGCTTTTACATAAGCAAAAGAGCCCATGTTATCTTCCCCTTTCACGGCATAATAGACCGTCTGAGAGAGGAGATTAAGGGCAGTAAAAAAATCGGCACCACAGGCAGGGGAATTGGTCCCACTTATGCCGAAAAAGCAGCAAGAAACGGTATCCGCATATGCGACCTTTTCGATAAGGAAGTCTTCCGTGAGAAGCTGGAGCAGAACGTTAAGGAGGCGAACTTCCTCCTTGAGCAGAAATACAGCTCCGACAAGCTTGATGTGGACGCCATATATGAGGAATACCTCGGTTACGCGGAGCAGATTCGCCCTTTCATAGCTGAAACGGAATACCTCCTTAACGAGCTTTATGATTCCGGCAAAAAAGTGATGATGGAAGGCGCTCAGGGCTCACTCCTTGACGTTGACTTCGGTACATACCCTTTTGTCACATCCAGCAGCTCAACAGCGGGCGGCGCATGCACAGGAACGGGGCTTTCACCCGTTAAAATAAATAAAATTGTCGGCGTTCTCAAAGCCTACACCACAAGAGTGGGCGGAGGACCCTTCCCCACAGAGCTTTTTGACGAAGACGGTGAAAGACTCCGCAAAGTCGGCAACGAATACGGCGCCACCACGGGCAGACCCCGCAGATGCGGCTGGCAGGATCTCGTGGCTGTTAAATACGGCGTAATAGTGAACGGCATCACGCATATAGCCCTCACCAAGCTTGACGTTCTCACCGGAATGCCCAAGCTGAAAGTATGCGTCGGCTACAAAATAAACGGCGAAGTGACAGCGGTTTTCCCTCCTGAAATCAAAAATCTGGAGACATGCGAACCTGTTTATGAAGTTTTTGACGGCTGGAACGAAGACATATCGAAAATCCAGAATTATGACGAACTGCCCAAAAACGCAAAAGCTTATCTGGACTTTATAAAAAAATTCCTAGGCATAAGCTATTGCCTCGTATCAGTCGGTACGGACAGAAAAGAAACCATGCTGATTGAGGATGTATTTTAA
- a CDS encoding ATP phosphoribosyltransferase regulatory subunit yields MMMKKNMLASAVTNMAPLRSKKLNEIESALRDVLSAYGCIEIFLPIYDYYDMLSGTTQGFSDEHIIRFIDRNTGKSLVLRPDFTPQVCRYAANYMNNYPLPIRLGYRGRVFRNVNMDKGIKSEKTQVGCELFGLEEMTGDIELLLIAERGIKALNLSGHRYVIGDMKFNSELLKLAGDLREEFLRALSAKNLDRMKQVIDSSAMDDKTKKFLKSIPFAYGGREVLKELYESSPNDEIGARVSYIEKFFDRLVEMGIDEKALVFDASECKGYDYYTGLTFEILHGGIGSKIGTGGRYDNLAGKFDFNVPACGMAFYVEEIINVDKPSEVKVSFDYMTGDQAQAEKLRTEGKTVLYVENNENRDKFLEFYEIGQIL; encoded by the coding sequence ATGATGATGAAAAAAAATATGCTCGCTTCCGCCGTTACAAATATGGCTCCCCTGCGTTCCAAAAAGCTGAACGAGATAGAATCGGCACTCAGGGATGTTCTCAGTGCCTATGGCTGCATTGAGATCTTCCTGCCGATATACGACTATTATGACATGCTCTCCGGAACCACGCAGGGGTTCAGCGATGAGCACATCATCCGCTTCATAGACCGCAACACGGGCAAATCCCTTGTTCTGCGTCCGGACTTCACCCCGCAGGTGTGCAGATATGCCGCCAATTACATGAATAACTATCCTCTGCCTATCCGCCTCGGCTACAGGGGCAGAGTGTTCAGAAATGTAAACATGGACAAGGGAATAAAATCCGAAAAGACACAGGTAGGGTGCGAGCTTTTCGGTCTGGAGGAAATGACGGGTGATATTGAGCTGCTCCTCATAGCCGAAAGAGGCATAAAGGCTCTCAACCTCAGCGGACACAGATATGTCATAGGTGACATGAAGTTCAACTCGGAGCTTCTTAAGCTGGCAGGTGATCTGCGGGAAGAGTTTCTCAGGGCGCTTTCTGCCAAAAATCTTGACCGCATGAAGCAGGTAATCGATTCGTCCGCCATGGATGACAAAACAAAAAAATTCCTTAAGTCGATCCCCTTCGCATACGGCGGGAGAGAGGTCTTAAAAGAACTTTATGAATCCTCACCGAATGACGAGATCGGGGCAAGAGTTTCATATATTGAAAAATTTTTTGACAGACTCGTTGAAATGGGTATAGATGAAAAGGCTTTGGTGTTTGACGCATCGGAGTGTAAAGGGTACGATTACTATACGGGACTCACATTTGAAATCCTTCACGGAGGCATAGGCTCCAAAATAGGCACAGGCGGCAGGTATGACAACCTCGCCGGAAAGTTTGACTTTAATGTGCCTGCCTGCGGAATGGCATTTTACGTGGAAGAGATTATAAATGTGGATAAACCCTCCGAAGTTAAGGTCTCCTTCGATTATATGACGGGTGATCAGGCTCAGGCGGAGAAGCTGAGAACCGAAGGTAAAACGGTTCTCTATGTGGAAAATAATGAAAACAGAGATAAATTTCTCGAATTTTACGAAATAGGACAAATCCTTTAA
- a CDS encoding pyridoxal-phosphate-dependent aminotransferase family protein, translating into MKYEVFMLKKYLLAPGPTPVPETVLLEMARPIIHHRTSEFSAIFDNVRRRLPEVFGTKEEVLMLAGSGTAAMEAAIINTVNIGEKVLIIDAGKFGQRWGDICRAFGMDVHKIELEWGSSVKPEAVEEFLRANPDTKGVFVQGSETSTTACHPIKELAEVIRKYDDTLFIVDGITSVGVYDTRMDEWGIDVLVTGSQKAFMLPPGLALIALSRKAWARTQKVKNPRYYLNLAKELKAHKDSTTAYTPAISLIIGLDKVLDMMFEEGLENVYARHEINGQATRAAVQALGFRLLAKDMPANSATGFYLPEGFEGGKFIKFMREKVGVTYAGGQDHLKGKIMRISTLGYHDAFDTIIGISALEMGLRKFGVEVELGSGVRAAETILEDYIGK; encoded by the coding sequence ATGAAATACGAGGTTTTCATGCTTAAAAAATATCTTCTTGCGCCGGGTCCCACACCTGTTCCTGAAACTGTTCTGCTTGAGATGGCACGTCCTATTATCCACCACAGGACATCGGAATTCTCGGCAATTTTTGATAATGTCCGCAGACGCCTTCCCGAAGTATTCGGAACAAAAGAGGAAGTCCTCATGCTGGCGGGCAGCGGTACGGCAGCGATGGAAGCGGCTATAATCAATACTGTAAACATCGGCGAAAAGGTTCTGATAATAGACGCGGGCAAGTTCGGTCAGCGCTGGGGCGATATATGCAGGGCTTTCGGCATGGATGTCCACAAGATAGAGCTTGAGTGGGGTTCCTCCGTCAAGCCCGAAGCTGTGGAAGAATTCCTCCGTGCAAACCCTGATACCAAAGGCGTTTTTGTACAGGGGAGCGAAACATCCACTACAGCCTGCCACCCTATTAAGGAGCTGGCGGAAGTTATAAGAAAATATGACGACACCCTCTTCATAGTAGACGGCATCACGTCGGTGGGCGTTTACGACACCCGCATGGATGAATGGGGAATAGATGTTCTTGTCACAGGCTCGCAGAAAGCGTTCATGCTCCCTCCCGGGCTTGCGCTTATAGCGCTCAGCCGGAAGGCGTGGGCAAGAACCCAGAAAGTAAAAAACCCCAGATACTACCTTAATCTCGCTAAAGAACTTAAAGCGCATAAGGACTCCACCACAGCATACACCCCCGCCATTTCTCTTATTATCGGTCTGGACAAAGTTCTGGATATGATGTTTGAGGAGGGGCTGGAAAATGTGTACGCAAGGCACGAAATAAACGGACAGGCGACAAGAGCGGCAGTTCAGGCGCTTGGTTTCAGGCTTCTCGCCAAGGACATGCCCGCCAACTCCGCCACCGGCTTCTATCTGCCCGAAGGGTTTGAAGGAGGCAAGTTCATCAAGTTCATGCGTGAGAAAGTCGGCGTAACCTACGCAGGCGGACAGGATCACCTGAAAGGCAAAATAATGCGCATCTCGACCCTCGGCTACCATGACGCATTCGACACCATAATAGGCATAAGCGCCCTTGAGATGGGTCTGCGCAAATTCGGCGTGGAAGTTGAGCTCGGCAGCGGAGTGAGAGCCGCCGAAACGATCCTTGAAGACTACATCGGGAAATGA
- a CDS encoding nucleotidyltransferase family protein — MIIGCTGSTARGDDTYASDIDLVYEIDNPKEFTARNGGFGAFSRIAEIRSELENALNNKVDLIARNSLNEIGRKYILKDMKYVD; from the coding sequence ATGATAATAGGCTGCACCGGCAGCACAGCAAGAGGTGACGATACTTATGCGAGTGATATTGACCTTGTTTATGAAATTGATAACCCGAAAGAATTTACCGCCCGCAACGGAGGCTTCGGCGCTTTCAGCCGCATTGCGGAAATACGCTCTGAGCTTGAAAATGCTCTCAACAATAAAGTAGATCTGATCGCAAGAAATTCACTCAACGAGATCGGCAGAAAATATATTCTGAAGGATATGAAATATGTCGACTAA